One Solirubrobacter pauli DNA segment encodes these proteins:
- a CDS encoding carboxylate-amine ligase, which yields MDLNAARELFETSQDLTVGIEEEWAIIDPQTLELVPKYEALRADGDQDDVLREAISGELISSEIEIRSGRGEDVQHALQLQREARRRLFALADRHGVGLASTGTHPLSDYRDQHIIDTEHYRRVQDGLQYVARRNNTFALQVHIGVNGPDRAIQACDRLRPVLPMLLAISANSPFVDGQDSGLHTARTQTFTKSFPRCGVPDPFETWGNWQDYVELLLRTNSIVEFTQLWWSVRAHHSYGTIEVRICDAQTTGPEADGLIQLIVACVAQALREIDAGEVPPAVPGRLIEENMWRAIRYGQDGHLLDLEAPRIEEYPAAEAVDRLKAWTGVDVALPELNGAQRQRRLIDGGASPYEVFKVCVDETRATYPSEEKIA from the coding sequence ATGGATCTGAACGCGGCACGCGAGCTCTTCGAGACCTCGCAGGACTTGACGGTGGGCATCGAGGAGGAGTGGGCGATCATCGACCCGCAGACCCTCGAGCTCGTCCCGAAGTACGAGGCGCTGCGCGCCGACGGTGACCAGGACGACGTCCTGCGCGAAGCGATCTCGGGCGAGCTGATCTCGTCGGAGATCGAGATCCGGTCGGGTCGCGGGGAGGACGTCCAGCACGCGCTGCAGCTGCAGCGCGAGGCCCGCCGGCGGCTGTTCGCGCTCGCGGACCGGCACGGCGTCGGGCTCGCGTCCACGGGCACGCACCCGCTCAGCGACTACCGCGACCAGCACATCATCGACACCGAGCACTACCGCCGCGTCCAGGACGGGCTGCAGTACGTGGCCCGGCGCAACAACACGTTCGCGCTGCAGGTCCACATCGGCGTCAACGGGCCCGACCGCGCGATCCAGGCGTGCGACCGCCTGCGCCCGGTGCTGCCGATGCTGCTCGCGATCAGCGCCAACTCGCCGTTCGTCGACGGCCAGGACTCCGGCCTGCACACGGCGCGCACGCAGACGTTCACGAAGTCGTTCCCGCGTTGTGGCGTCCCGGATCCGTTCGAGACGTGGGGCAACTGGCAGGACTACGTCGAGCTGCTGCTGCGCACGAACTCGATCGTCGAGTTCACCCAGCTCTGGTGGTCCGTGCGCGCGCACCACTCCTACGGCACGATCGAGGTCCGGATCTGCGACGCGCAGACCACCGGCCCGGAGGCCGACGGCCTGATCCAGCTGATCGTGGCCTGCGTCGCCCAGGCGCTGCGCGAGATCGACGCGGGCGAGGTCCCGCCGGCGGTCCCCGGCCGCCTGATCGAGGAGAACATGTGGCGGGCCATCCGCTACGGGCAGGACGGGCACCTGCTCGACCTCGAGGCGCCGAGGATCGAGGAGTACCCGGCCGCCGAGGCCGTGGACCGGCTGAAGGCGTGGACGGGCGTCGACGTCGCCCTTCCCGAGCTCAACGGCGCCCAGCGCCAGCGCCGCCTGATCGACGGCGGCGCGTCGCCCTACGAAGTGTTCAAGGTGTGCGTGGACGAGACGCGCGCGACGTATCCCTCTGAGGAGAAGATCGCATGA
- a CDS encoding sodium-translocating pyrophosphatase, with product MSDFLSDHGVLVAVVCALLAVVYGVVTTRQLLALSPGNEVMQRLSAAVQEGAQAYLRRQYTTIGIVGVVLFVALLFLQDIEVAIGFAVGGLLSAAAGFIGMNVSVRSNARVAEAARGGIGPALNVAFRGGAVTGMLVVGLALLGVAGYYGILTWGFDVETDEAVDALVGLGFGGSLISVFARLGGGIFTKGADVGADIVGKIEAGIPEDDPRNPAVIADNVGDNVGDCAGMAADLFETYAVTAVAVMLLGALQFEGNTDVVLYPLLLGGVSIIGSIIGTYAVRGDNVERALYLGLIVAGIISAILIYPITAWLMDDLGDISSTDVYLCALIGLAVTAALFVITDYYTSTRFNPVRSTARASVTGHATNIIQGLAQGLQATAAPALVIVLGIWGASELAGTFGVGIAVMAQLSLCGVIVALDAFGPITDNAGGIAEMANMPEEVRNITDPLDAVGNTTKAVTKGYAIGSAALAALVLFAAFKIELQRELGVDNVTFSLDDPLVLMGLIVGGLMVCLFAALSMEAVGRAGSAVVEEVRRQFREKPGIMDGTEEPEYGQCVDIVTRAAQREMIIPSLIPIVFTLIVGLLSYEMLGGLLIGVIVVGLFFAVMMTSGGGAWDNAKKLIEDGEFGGKGSDAHAASVTGDTVGDPFKDTAGPAINPMIKVANIVALLIIPLIA from the coding sequence TTGTCTGACTTTCTGTCTGACCACGGCGTGCTCGTCGCGGTGGTGTGCGCGTTGCTCGCCGTCGTGTACGGCGTGGTGACGACGAGACAGCTGCTCGCGTTGTCTCCCGGCAACGAGGTGATGCAGCGGCTGTCCGCTGCCGTGCAGGAGGGCGCGCAGGCCTACCTCCGCCGCCAGTACACGACGATCGGCATCGTTGGCGTCGTGCTGTTCGTCGCGCTGCTGTTCCTGCAGGACATCGAGGTGGCGATCGGCTTCGCGGTCGGTGGTCTGCTCTCCGCGGCGGCCGGCTTCATCGGCATGAACGTGTCCGTGCGCTCCAACGCCCGCGTGGCGGAAGCGGCGCGCGGCGGCATCGGCCCGGCGCTCAACGTCGCGTTCCGCGGCGGTGCCGTGACCGGCATGCTCGTCGTCGGCCTGGCGCTGCTCGGCGTCGCCGGCTACTACGGCATCCTCACCTGGGGCTTCGACGTGGAGACCGACGAGGCGGTCGACGCGCTCGTCGGCCTCGGCTTCGGCGGCTCGCTGATCTCCGTCTTCGCCCGTCTGGGCGGCGGCATCTTCACCAAGGGCGCCGACGTCGGCGCCGACATCGTCGGCAAGATCGAAGCCGGCATCCCGGAGGACGACCCGCGCAACCCGGCCGTGATCGCCGACAACGTGGGCGACAACGTCGGCGACTGCGCCGGCATGGCCGCGGACCTCTTCGAGACCTACGCGGTCACCGCGGTGGCCGTGATGCTCCTCGGCGCGCTGCAGTTCGAGGGCAACACGGACGTCGTGCTGTACCCGCTGCTGCTCGGCGGCGTGTCGATCATCGGCTCGATCATCGGCACCTACGCGGTGCGCGGCGACAACGTCGAGCGCGCGCTCTACCTGGGCCTGATCGTCGCGGGCATCATCTCCGCGATCCTGATCTATCCCATCACCGCGTGGCTGATGGACGACCTGGGCGACATCTCCTCCACGGACGTCTACCTGTGCGCGCTGATCGGCCTCGCGGTCACCGCGGCGCTGTTCGTGATCACGGACTACTACACGTCGACCCGGTTCAACCCGGTCCGCTCGACCGCCCGCGCCTCGGTCACCGGCCACGCGACGAACATCATCCAGGGCCTCGCGCAGGGCCTGCAGGCGACCGCCGCCCCGGCGCTCGTGATCGTCCTCGGCATCTGGGGCGCGTCCGAGCTGGCCGGCACGTTCGGCGTCGGCATCGCGGTGATGGCGCAGCTCTCGCTGTGCGGCGTGATCGTCGCGCTCGACGCGTTCGGCCCGATCACCGACAACGCGGGCGGCATCGCCGAGATGGCGAACATGCCCGAGGAGGTCCGCAACATCACGGACCCGCTCGACGCGGTCGGCAACACGACGAAGGCCGTGACCAAGGGCTACGCGATCGGCTCGGCGGCGCTCGCGGCGCTCGTGCTGTTCGCGGCGTTCAAGATCGAGCTGCAGCGTGAGCTCGGCGTCGACAACGTCACGTTCAGCCTCGACGACCCGCTCGTGCTCATGGGCCTGATCGTCGGCGGCCTGATGGTCTGCCTGTTCGCGGCGCTCTCGATGGAGGCCGTCGGCCGCGCGGGCAGCGCGGTCGTGGAGGAGGTCCGCCGTCAGTTCCGCGAGAAGCCGGGCATCATGGACGGCACCGAGGAGCCCGAGTACGGCCAGTGCGTGGACATCGTGACCCGCGCGGCCCAGCGCGAGATGATCATCCCGTCGCTGATCCCGATCGTCTTCACGCTGATCGTCGGCCTCCTCAGCTACGAGATGCTCGGCGGCCTGCTGATCGGCGTGATCGTCGTCGGCCTGTTCTTCGCCGTGATGATGACGTCCGGCGGTGGCGCGTGGGACAACGCCAAGAAGCTCATCGAGGACGGCGAGTTCGGCGGCAAGGGCTCTGACGCCCACGCTGCGTCGGTCACCGGCGATACGGTCGGCGACCCGTTCAAGGACACCGCCGGTCCCGCGATCAACCCGATGATCAAGGTGGCGAACATCGTCGCCCTGCTGATCATCCCGCTGATCGCGTAG
- a CDS encoding methyl-accepting chemotaxis protein, with amino-acid sequence MRFPVRAKLFGAFGAVIALMFVLGLAAIHQLGAVDDRATYLGEESLASATLTSAVRATAADYRRVQNHLVIATPAERADSITELNAYRAKADELLAEAQATLTDAEERDLYAQAHAAWDAVTRASGTFVEDVQAGRIAQAEQLLLESQDELKALDAATAKWNAHNARLGEAAVKAAQHTAKVADRTIWLLLAAAALIAGALAFLIARALTGNAQKMRTAAEGIAEGDVQQDVTITSNDEFGDTGAAFTRMVAYLDEMAAVADRLAAGDLTATVRPRGPQDRLGNAFDTLVKNLHEVIGELSRQAEVVSAASQEMAATSEQTGRAVGEIAAAVTEVAHGAERQVKMVESTRSAVQDAARAAATSAGTATATAEAAELARRVAVEGVEAARTATDAMRDLASSSSAVGDAISALSAKSERIGGIVDAIAGISEQTNLLALNAAIEAARAGEQGKGFAVVAEEVRKLAEESQTAAQTIAGLVEEIQTDTRNVVAVVADGAQRTQGGVATVEHTREAFEQIGLSVADVTDQVASIAAAVDEISAGTTRAETDIIGVADVSETSSAAAEQVSASTQETSAAAQEIAASAQSLAATAEHLNQLVHRFQLT; translated from the coding sequence ATGCGCTTCCCAGTCCGTGCCAAGCTGTTCGGTGCCTTCGGTGCCGTGATCGCGCTCATGTTCGTGCTCGGGCTGGCGGCCATCCACCAGCTCGGCGCGGTCGACGACCGAGCGACGTACCTCGGCGAGGAGAGCCTGGCGAGCGCCACGCTCACGAGCGCGGTGCGCGCGACGGCCGCGGATTACCGGCGCGTCCAGAACCACCTCGTGATCGCCACGCCCGCTGAGCGGGCCGACTCGATCACCGAGCTCAACGCGTACCGGGCCAAGGCCGACGAGCTGCTCGCCGAAGCCCAGGCCACCCTCACGGACGCCGAGGAGCGCGACCTCTACGCCCAGGCCCACGCCGCCTGGGACGCCGTCACGAGGGCCTCGGGCACGTTCGTCGAAGACGTCCAGGCCGGCCGCATCGCCCAGGCCGAGCAGCTGCTGCTCGAGTCCCAGGACGAGCTCAAGGCGCTCGACGCCGCCACCGCCAAGTGGAACGCGCACAACGCGCGCCTCGGCGAGGCCGCCGTCAAGGCCGCCCAGCACACCGCCAAGGTCGCCGACCGCACGATCTGGCTGCTGCTCGCCGCCGCCGCGCTGATCGCCGGCGCGCTCGCCTTCCTGATCGCGCGCGCCCTCACGGGCAACGCCCAGAAGATGCGCACCGCCGCCGAGGGCATCGCCGAGGGCGACGTCCAGCAGGACGTGACCATCACCAGCAACGACGAGTTCGGGGACACCGGCGCCGCCTTCACCCGCATGGTCGCGTACCTCGACGAGATGGCCGCGGTCGCCGACCGGCTCGCCGCCGGCGACCTCACCGCCACCGTCCGGCCCCGCGGCCCGCAGGACCGGCTCGGCAACGCCTTCGACACGCTCGTCAAGAACCTCCACGAGGTGATCGGCGAGCTGTCGCGCCAGGCCGAGGTCGTCTCGGCCGCCTCCCAGGAGATGGCCGCCACGTCCGAGCAGACCGGCCGCGCGGTCGGCGAGATCGCCGCCGCCGTCACCGAGGTCGCCCACGGCGCGGAGCGCCAGGTCAAGATGGTCGAGTCCACGCGCAGCGCCGTCCAGGACGCCGCCCGCGCCGCCGCGACCAGCGCCGGCACCGCCACCGCCACCGCCGAGGCCGCCGAGCTGGCCCGCCGGGTCGCCGTCGAAGGCGTCGAGGCCGCCAGGACCGCGACGGACGCGATGCGCGACCTCGCGTCCTCCTCCAGCGCCGTCGGTGACGCCATCAGCGCGCTGAGCGCAAAGTCCGAGCGCATCGGCGGCATCGTCGACGCGATCGCCGGCATCTCCGAGCAGACCAACCTGCTGGCGCTGAACGCCGCCATCGAGGCCGCCCGCGCCGGCGAGCAGGGCAAGGGCTTCGCGGTCGTCGCCGAGGAGGTGCGCAAGCTGGCGGAGGAGTCGCAGACCGCAGCGCAGACGATCGCCGGCCTCGTCGAGGAGATCCAGACCGACACGCGCAACGTCGTCGCGGTCGTCGCCGACGGCGCCCAGCGCACGCAGGGCGGCGTCGCCACCGTCGAGCACACGCGCGAGGCGTTCGAGCAGATCGGCCTCAGCGTCGCCGATGTCACCGACCAGGTCGCGTCGATCGCGGCCGCCGTGGACGAGATCAGCGCCGGGACCACCCGCGCCGAGACCGACATCATCGGCGTCGCCGACGTCTCGGAGACGTCCAGCGCCGCCGCCGAGCAGGTGTCCGCTTCCACGCAGGAGACGAGCGCCGCCGCGCAGGAGATCGCCGCGTCCGCGCAGTCGCTGGCGGCGACGGCCGAGCACCTCAACCAGCTCGTCCACCGCTTCCAGCTGACGTAG
- a CDS encoding HEAT repeat domain-containing protein: MAKKRIALDPKVSSDDVDNAAWELDWPMVATLEKTEDRPKQDVYRGDEDDTRVYLIHDDALQLRYLYIDGPSAEKVAKDAAGELDTVSAKDAEQRFKAAGSADDRATAILLLGVASDDGTLPGALEQATEDEAKSVRRAAVIALGLVESSAAKQRLKAIAEGDEDEVVRGDAEATLRELG; encoded by the coding sequence ATGGCCAAGAAACGCATCGCCCTAGACCCGAAGGTCAGCTCCGACGACGTCGACAACGCCGCCTGGGAGCTGGACTGGCCGATGGTCGCCACGCTCGAGAAGACCGAGGACCGGCCCAAGCAGGACGTCTACCGCGGGGACGAGGACGACACGCGCGTCTACCTCATCCACGACGACGCCCTCCAGCTCCGCTACCTCTACATCGACGGCCCCAGCGCCGAGAAGGTGGCCAAGGACGCCGCGGGCGAGCTGGACACCGTGAGCGCGAAGGACGCGGAGCAGCGCTTCAAGGCTGCCGGTAGCGCCGACGACCGCGCCACCGCGATCCTCCTGCTGGGCGTGGCGAGCGATGACGGGACGTTGCCTGGAGCGCTCGAGCAGGCGACCGAGGACGAGGCGAAGAGCGTCCGCCGCGCCGCCGTGATCGCGCTCGGACTGGTCGAGAGCTCCGCGGCGAAGCAGCGCCTGAAGGCGATCGCCGAGGGAGATGAGGACGAGGTCGTGCGCGGTGACGCCGAGGCGACCTTGAGGGAACTCGGCTGA
- a CDS encoding S8 family serine peptidase, with the protein MAEGDEGRHTDAAAGGEPAPGGAAPGGKPPAAGGEAAAPGGPALPGGPGGLLARLRRAPKAVLAGGAVVLVALVVLVVALLSGGAGPLPDVTPPKAASLADPVPYDGRSPIQARSGEQRVLVEFDRPALGKRENARTMGAEAQRDYVDELKREATTTRSALQANGVVLRDVVAFYRVWNGFAATVRTRDLPKLAARRLNVRTVRRAYPASGEPVSVPDKPSLKRAGLGGQAPIAVLDTGVDAGALAGHADPGYDAVERDRDPAPGTDPSGEKRKETSGTALASILAAAGERVMPIRVASLRADGGTVTAETTTDQIIAGLEHAVDPNGDRDTSDHVPVALVGVNAPYAGFSDTPEAQAVEGAAGLGTLTIAPAGNEGAAKPGSGTVGSPASAPQALAVGALAGPEPAARTELDADGTKLDAAMLAGTPPRDGTTAGPIDDTSAEALTAVATRLRGKVVIVKANENPAAQAAAVAAAGARAVVLAMTDDGEPLPAISAGRAAAPVIGVTGEAAEALLDAEPGKPITFGTPKRGPRGETETTRASTFTAQGPSAGGLPKPDLAAPGSALTAVGVSGGTAVAAANVAIQAARLSRARPELTPEQLRATLIAAGQPHDLPPDRAGAGVVAEPTSGVTADPPTAESGPLDPVTIELNAANTTPVTLTATGGAVPTPNALTLTPGAPAAINIRLPKPGTTTGRLEARNGNAVVASVPWLIHPDDVEPIAVGEPKIDRGGRRVRFTLGRFQRGPQTEVQVAEKLILDLVDGDGKPRRTLTFRGGARELMPAEYAYTLPAGTRDGLTFRIRAWAPNQDEPTTRTAR; encoded by the coding sequence GGGCGGCGCAGCCCCGGGTGGCAAGCCGCCGGCGGCCGGCGGCGAGGCCGCGGCGCCCGGCGGGCCCGCCTTGCCGGGCGGGCCCGGGGGCCTCCTGGCGCGGCTGCGGCGCGCGCCCAAGGCCGTCCTCGCCGGCGGGGCGGTCGTGCTCGTCGCGCTCGTCGTCCTCGTCGTGGCGCTGCTCTCGGGCGGTGCCGGGCCGCTCCCGGACGTGACCCCGCCCAAGGCGGCCTCGCTGGCCGATCCCGTGCCGTACGACGGGCGGTCGCCGATCCAGGCGCGCAGCGGCGAGCAGCGGGTGCTCGTGGAGTTCGACCGGCCCGCGCTCGGGAAGCGCGAGAACGCACGCACGATGGGCGCCGAGGCGCAACGTGACTACGTGGACGAGCTCAAGCGCGAGGCGACTACGACGCGGTCGGCGCTGCAGGCCAACGGGGTCGTGCTGCGGGACGTCGTCGCCTTCTACCGGGTGTGGAACGGGTTCGCGGCGACGGTGCGCACGCGCGATCTGCCCAAGCTCGCGGCCCGGCGGCTCAACGTGCGGACCGTCCGGCGCGCCTATCCGGCGTCCGGCGAGCCCGTGTCGGTGCCGGACAAGCCGAGCCTCAAGCGGGCCGGGCTGGGCGGCCAGGCACCGATCGCCGTGCTCGACACGGGCGTCGACGCCGGTGCGCTGGCCGGGCACGCGGACCCGGGCTACGACGCGGTCGAGCGCGACCGCGACCCCGCGCCCGGCACGGATCCGAGCGGCGAGAAGCGCAAGGAGACGAGTGGCACCGCGCTCGCGAGCATCCTCGCGGCGGCGGGGGAGCGGGTGATGCCGATCCGCGTCGCCAGCCTGCGCGCGGACGGCGGCACGGTCACCGCCGAGACCACGACGGACCAGATCATCGCCGGGCTCGAGCACGCCGTGGACCCCAACGGCGACCGGGACACCTCCGACCACGTCCCGGTGGCGCTGGTCGGCGTCAACGCGCCCTACGCGGGCTTCAGCGACACGCCTGAGGCGCAGGCGGTCGAAGGCGCCGCCGGCCTGGGCACGCTGACCATCGCGCCCGCCGGCAACGAGGGCGCGGCCAAGCCGGGGAGCGGCACGGTCGGCTCGCCGGCGTCGGCTCCCCAGGCGCTCGCGGTCGGCGCCCTCGCCGGCCCGGAGCCCGCCGCGCGGACGGAGCTCGACGCCGACGGCACGAAGCTCGACGCGGCGATGCTCGCCGGCACGCCGCCGCGCGACGGCACGACCGCCGGCCCGATCGACGACACGAGCGCCGAGGCGCTCACCGCGGTCGCCACGCGCCTCCGGGGCAAGGTCGTGATCGTCAAGGCCAACGAGAACCCGGCGGCTCAGGCGGCGGCCGTGGCCGCGGCCGGAGCGCGCGCGGTCGTCCTCGCGATGACCGATGACGGAGAACCACTTCCCGCCATCTCCGCCGGCCGCGCCGCCGCGCCCGTGATCGGCGTCACCGGCGAGGCCGCGGAGGCGCTCCTCGACGCCGAGCCGGGCAAGCCGATCACGTTCGGCACGCCCAAGCGCGGCCCGCGCGGCGAGACCGAGACGACGCGCGCCTCCACGTTCACGGCCCAGGGCCCGTCCGCGGGCGGCCTGCCGAAGCCCGACCTGGCGGCGCCGGGCAGCGCGCTGACCGCCGTCGGGGTCAGCGGTGGGACCGCGGTCGCGGCCGCCAACGTCGCCATCCAGGCCGCCCGCCTGAGCCGCGCCCGCCCCGAGCTCACCCCCGAGCAGCTCCGCGCGACCCTGATCGCCGCCGGCCAGCCGCACGACCTGCCGCCGGACCGGGCGGGCGCGGGCGTCGTCGCCGAGCCGACGTCCGGCGTCACCGCCGACCCGCCGACGGCCGAGTCCGGCCCGCTGGACCCGGTGACGATCGAGCTGAACGCCGCCAACACGACGCCGGTGACGCTGACCGCGACCGGTGGCGCCGTCCCCACCCCGAACGCGCTCACGCTCACCCCGGGTGCGCCCGCGGCGATCAACATCCGCCTGCCCAAGCCCGGCACCACGACCGGGCGGCTGGAGGCGCGCAACGGGAACGCCGTCGTCGCCAGCGTCCCGTGGCTGATCCACCCCGACGACGTCGAGCCGATCGCCGTGGGGGAGCCGAAGATCGACCGCGGCGGCCGCCGCGTGCGCTTCACGCTCGGCCGCTTCCAGCGTGGCCCGCAGACCGAGGTCCAGGTCGCCGAGAAGCTGATCCTCGACCTCGTCGACGGCGACGGCAAGCCCCGGCGCACCCTGACGTTCCGCGGGGGCGCGCGGGAGCTGATGCCCGCCGAGTACGCCTACACGCTGCCCGCCGGCACCCGCGACGGCCTCACGTTCCGCATCCGCGCCTGGGCGCCGAACCAGGACGAGCCGACGACCCGGACCGCCCGATGA
- a CDS encoding redox-sensing transcriptional repressor Rex yields MSFGDVATKAGGGGLPPNDGLGPLSDRLSLGVAARLSRYLQVLTQARKMGKETISSQELSEYTHVNSTQIRRDLSGFGKFGKRGVGYNVDSLVSQIRKILRTSGQHNIALFGAGHLGKAIASSDIFADHGFRVVAVFDQDPGKIGEQVGPATVRHVDDLRSVVDEEDIVVGVLAVPTAAAQELADKLVDAGVKIIFNYSEALLQVPPEVTVHTSSPAVDLLYALYFYLT; encoded by the coding sequence ATGAGTTTCGGCGACGTCGCCACGAAGGCCGGCGGCGGCGGCTTACCCCCGAACGATGGGCTCGGACCACTGTCCGACCGCCTCTCGCTCGGCGTGGCCGCCCGCCTCTCCCGCTATCTCCAAGTCCTTACCCAAGCCCGGAAGATGGGTAAGGAGACGATTTCCTCACAGGAGCTCTCGGAGTACACGCACGTCAACTCGACGCAGATCAGGCGTGACCTCTCCGGGTTCGGCAAGTTCGGCAAGCGGGGGGTCGGCTACAACGTCGACAGCCTCGTCAGCCAGATCCGCAAGATCCTGCGGACGAGCGGCCAGCACAACATCGCGCTCTTCGGCGCGGGCCATCTCGGCAAGGCGATCGCGTCCAGCGACATCTTCGCCGACCACGGCTTCCGCGTCGTGGCCGTCTTCGACCAGGATCCGGGCAAGATCGGCGAGCAGGTCGGCCCCGCCACGGTCCGCCACGTCGACGACCTGCGCTCCGTCGTGGACGAGGAGGACATCGTCGTCGGCGTCCTCGCGGTGCCCACGGCCGCCGCGCAGGAGCTCGCGGACAAGCTCGTCGACGCGGGCGTGAAGATCATCTTCAACTACTCCGAGGCCCTCTTGCAGGTGCCTCCGGAGGTGACGGTCCATACTTCGAGCCCGGCCGTCGATCTTCTGTACGCGCTGTACTTCTACCTGACCTGA
- a CDS encoding cysteine hydrolase family protein — protein sequence MSAADSAALLVVDVQKGFDDAGYWGPRNNPEAEANIGRLLEHWRASQGPVVFIRHDSTEERSPLRPGQDGNDFKDVITGEPDVLITKHTNSCFYGEPDLHGWLQERNVSQLFICGITTNHCCETTARMGGNLGYDVRFVLDATHTFDRGDLNADQLSHATATNLHGEFATVMTTHEAILA from the coding sequence ATGAGTGCTGCTGATTCTGCCGCCCTGCTCGTCGTGGACGTGCAGAAGGGCTTCGACGACGCGGGCTACTGGGGTCCGCGCAACAACCCCGAGGCCGAGGCGAACATCGGCCGGCTGCTCGAGCACTGGCGCGCCTCGCAGGGGCCCGTCGTGTTCATCCGCCACGACTCGACCGAGGAGCGGTCCCCGCTCCGGCCGGGCCAGGACGGCAACGACTTCAAGGACGTGATCACCGGCGAGCCCGACGTCCTCATCACCAAGCACACGAACTCGTGCTTCTACGGCGAGCCGGACCTGCACGGGTGGCTGCAGGAGCGCAACGTCAGCCAGCTCTTCATCTGCGGCATCACGACCAACCACTGCTGCGAGACGACCGCGCGGATGGGCGGGAACCTCGGCTACGACGTGCGCTTCGTCTTGGACGCCACGCACACGTTCGACCGCGGCGACCTGAACGCCGACCAACTCTCCCACGCGACGGCCACGAACCTCCACGGCGAGTTCGCGACGGTCATGACCACTCATGAAGCGATCCTTGCCTAG
- a CDS encoding glutaredoxin family protein gives MIVTLYGRPGCHLCEAAREALLRVQASAPFELDEIDIETDDELHKRYLERIPVITLDGEHLFDYEVDEQALLQRIVYREGR, from the coding sequence ATGATCGTCACGCTCTACGGCCGCCCGGGCTGCCATCTGTGCGAAGCAGCACGCGAAGCGCTCCTGCGCGTGCAGGCGAGCGCGCCCTTCGAGCTCGACGAGATCGACATCGAGACCGACGACGAGCTCCACAAGCGCTATCTGGAGCGCATTCCCGTCATCACGCTCGACGGGGAGCATCTGTTCGACTACGAGGTCGACGAGCAGGCCCTGTTGCAGCGCATTGTCTATCGTGAGGGAAGATGA